One genomic segment of Chitinophaga sancti includes these proteins:
- a CDS encoding ferredoxin--NADP reductase yields MLDHWYTGYVTRIVQETHNTRRFWIQIRELERFDFKPGQFVTLDLPIHEERKKRWRSYSIASAPDGSNEFELVIVLLEGGAGTTYLFNEVKVGSEFPVRGPLGAFTLPKTLDRQLYLICTGTGVAPFRAMAHHIHTHQIPHQMIHLIFGCRKECDLLYAKELWQLEAELEGFRYSPTLSRCEDGWTGKKGYVHLIYEELLALNKEPAYFFLCGWKNMIDEAKGKILGMGYDRHDIHLELYG; encoded by the coding sequence ATGCTGGACCACTGGTATACAGGTTATGTGACCCGCATTGTGCAGGAGACACATAACACGAGACGGTTCTGGATACAGATAAGGGAGCTGGAAAGATTTGATTTTAAACCCGGACAATTTGTAACCCTGGACTTACCTATTCATGAAGAGAGAAAAAAGCGATGGAGGAGTTATTCTATTGCATCGGCGCCGGATGGGTCGAATGAGTTTGAGTTGGTGATTGTGTTGCTGGAAGGAGGGGCCGGAACGACTTATCTTTTTAATGAGGTAAAGGTGGGGAGTGAGTTTCCTGTGAGAGGGCCGCTGGGGGCGTTTACGCTACCGAAGACGCTGGACAGGCAGTTGTATTTGATTTGTACGGGAACGGGGGTGGCGCCGTTCAGGGCGATGGCGCATCATATACATACGCATCAGATACCGCATCAGATGATACATTTGATTTTTGGGTGCAGGAAGGAGTGTGATTTGTTGTATGCGAAGGAATTGTGGCAGTTGGAGGCGGAGTTGGAGGGATTTAGGTATTCGCCGACGTTGTCAAGGTGTGAGGATGGGTGGACGGGGAAGAAGGGGTATGTGCATTTGATTTACGAGGAGTTGTTGGCGCTAAATAAGGAGCCGGCGTATTTCTTTTTGTGTGGGTGGAAGAATATGATTGATGAGGCGAAGGGGAAGATATTGGGGATGGGGTATGATAGGCATGATATACATCTGGAGTTGTATGGATAG
- a CDS encoding glycine--tRNA ligase — protein MATDQNKFQAIISHCKEYGFVFQSSEIYDGLSAVYDYGQYGAQLKKNIRDYWWKSMTQMHENIVGIDAAIFMHPTTWKASGHVDNFSDPMIDNKDSKKRYRVDHLIEAHVDTLPKEEGEALLGKMDLLLKENDFDGLKKLIEDNKIKCSVSGTVNWTDVRQFNLMFSTQLGSVTDEASEIYLRPETAQGIFVNFLNVQKTGRMKIPFGIAQVGKAFRNEIVARQFIFRMREFEQMEMQFFIRPGSQKEWYAYWKEERMKWHLSLGIDPSKYRFHDHVKLAHYADAAVDIEFEFPIGFKEVEGIHSRTDFDLKSHQEFSRKKIQYFDTEINQNYVPYVIETSIGLDRMFLLTVCNAYEEEDLSKDGKEDSRVVLRFPAKLAPTKLAIFPLTKKDGLPEIAKELMDACKPHFYCFYEEKDAIGKRYRRQDAIGTPFCVTIDHQTKEDNTVTIRYRDSMEQERIPLDKVKELVLNKINE, from the coding sequence ATGGCAACAGATCAGAACAAATTCCAGGCGATTATTTCGCATTGTAAAGAATATGGCTTCGTTTTCCAGTCCAGTGAGATATATGACGGCTTAAGTGCGGTATACGACTATGGCCAGTATGGAGCCCAGTTAAAGAAGAATATCCGCGACTATTGGTGGAAAAGCATGACCCAGATGCATGAAAACATCGTGGGGATCGATGCGGCTATTTTTATGCATCCGACTACCTGGAAGGCGTCAGGGCACGTTGATAATTTCAGCGACCCAATGATCGACAACAAAGACAGCAAGAAACGTTATAGAGTAGATCACCTGATCGAAGCCCATGTAGATACTCTTCCAAAAGAAGAAGGTGAAGCCCTGCTGGGAAAAATGGATCTGCTGCTGAAAGAAAATGATTTTGATGGTCTGAAGAAACTGATCGAAGACAACAAAATAAAATGTAGCGTCAGCGGTACCGTTAACTGGACAGATGTACGTCAGTTCAACCTGATGTTCTCTACCCAGTTAGGTAGCGTAACCGACGAGGCTAGTGAAATTTACCTCCGTCCTGAAACTGCTCAGGGTATCTTCGTGAACTTCCTGAACGTGCAGAAAACGGGTCGTATGAAAATACCTTTCGGTATTGCTCAGGTAGGTAAGGCTTTCCGTAACGAAATCGTAGCCCGTCAGTTCATCTTCCGTATGCGCGAATTTGAGCAGATGGAAATGCAGTTTTTTATCCGCCCTGGTAGCCAGAAAGAATGGTATGCTTACTGGAAAGAAGAGCGTATGAAGTGGCACCTGAGTCTGGGTATCGATCCTTCCAAATACAGATTCCATGACCACGTAAAGCTGGCACACTATGCTGATGCTGCTGTGGATATTGAATTTGAATTCCCCATTGGTTTCAAAGAAGTAGAAGGTATCCACTCCCGTACAGACTTTGATCTGAAGAGCCATCAGGAATTTAGCAGGAAGAAGATTCAGTACTTTGATACTGAAATCAATCAGAACTACGTACCATACGTAATCGAGACCTCTATTGGTCTGGACCGTATGTTCCTCCTCACCGTATGTAATGCTTACGAAGAAGAAGACCTGTCCAAAGATGGTAAAGAAGATAGCCGCGTAGTACTGCGCTTCCCTGCTAAACTGGCACCAACGAAACTTGCGATCTTCCCGCTCACTAAAAAAGACGGTTTACCAGAAATAGCAAAAGAACTGATGGATGCATGTAAACCACATTTCTATTGTTTCTACGAAGAGAAAGATGCGATCGGTAAGCGTTACCGCCGTCAGGATGCGATCGGTACACCATTCTGTGTAACCATCGACCACCAGACCAAGGAAGACAACACCGTTACCATCCGCTACCGCGACTCCATGGAACAGGAAAGAATCCCACTGGATAAAGTAAAAGAACTCGTCCTGAACAAAATCAACGAATAA
- a CDS encoding YihY/virulence factor BrkB family protein, with amino-acid sequence MQKPGFFKKYWQILKQTFSDFMDDKVLKLSAALSYYTIFSIAPMLIVIITLCEVFLGKEAIEGSIYGQINSFVGNDAALQIQQMIKNAALSGDSTWATVVGIVTLIFGATGVFGEIQDSINFIWQLKAKPKNGILKILINRLLSFSMVISLGFILLVSLALNGLIELFSKQLARLLPEVTMVLVYVINLCLTFGVISLLFAIIFKVLPDAKIKWKHVIVGAMTTSVLFMVGKFGIGFYLGASKVGTAYGAAGSIVIILLWVYYSAIILYFGAEFTQVYVQYHGEQIRPNEYAVYVKEVPVELETNLEAAEKKPPTP; translated from the coding sequence ATGCAGAAACCCGGATTTTTTAAGAAATACTGGCAAATCCTGAAGCAAACTTTCAGCGATTTTATGGACGACAAGGTACTTAAACTCAGTGCCGCTTTATCTTACTACACGATCTTCTCCATCGCCCCCATGCTCATAGTGATCATCACACTATGCGAAGTATTCCTGGGCAAGGAGGCTATCGAAGGCAGCATCTACGGACAAATCAACTCCTTTGTCGGTAACGACGCCGCCCTTCAGATCCAGCAGATGATCAAAAACGCCGCTCTTTCCGGTGATTCTACCTGGGCCACCGTAGTGGGTATCGTGACCCTGATCTTTGGCGCTACCGGTGTATTCGGCGAAATCCAGGATTCTATCAATTTTATCTGGCAGCTAAAAGCCAAACCTAAAAACGGTATACTCAAAATACTCATCAACCGCCTACTCTCCTTCTCTATGGTGATCTCCTTAGGATTTATCCTCCTGGTATCCCTGGCGCTGAACGGCCTGATCGAGTTATTTAGCAAACAACTGGCCCGTTTACTTCCCGAAGTGACCATGGTATTGGTGTATGTGATCAACCTGTGCCTTACTTTTGGCGTCATTTCCCTGTTGTTCGCCATCATTTTCAAAGTGCTTCCAGACGCCAAAATAAAATGGAAACATGTCATCGTAGGGGCTATGACCACCTCCGTCCTCTTCATGGTAGGCAAATTTGGCATCGGCTTTTACCTCGGCGCCAGCAAGGTCGGCACTGCTTACGGTGCGGCCGGAAGTATAGTGATCATCCTGCTCTGGGTATACTACTCTGCCATCATCCTCTACTTTGGGGCTGAGTTTACACAGGTGTATGTACAATACCATGGGGAGCAGATCAGGCCCAATGAGTATGCAGTCTATGTAAAGGAGGTACCTGTAGAACTGGAAACCAATCTGGAAGCTGCCGAAAAAAAGCCCCCTACCCCATAA
- a CDS encoding nucleotide pyrophosphohydrolase: MTIKEAQDQIDHWIKTVGVRYFSELTNMAILTEEVGEVARIMARKYGDQSSKPSDLQKDLADELADVMWVLLTIANQTGIDMTDALTKNFEKKNIRDANRHRENEKLH; encoded by the coding sequence ATGACTATCAAAGAAGCGCAGGACCAGATCGACCACTGGATCAAAACAGTAGGCGTTCGTTATTTCAGTGAACTTACCAACATGGCTATCCTCACTGAAGAAGTCGGCGAAGTAGCCCGTATCATGGCCCGCAAATATGGAGACCAATCCTCCAAACCCTCCGACCTTCAAAAAGACCTCGCCGATGAGCTGGCCGACGTCATGTGGGTACTCCTCACCATCGCTAACCAAACCGGCATCGACATGACCGATGCACTCACAAAGAACTTCGAGAAAAAGAACATCCGCGATGCCAACAGGCACAGGGAAAATGAAAAATTACACTAG
- the dtd gene encoding D-aminoacyl-tRNA deacylase — translation MRAVIQRVTRASVTVDDQTTGSIQTGLLVLLGIEDADNAEDITWLSNKLVNLRVFGDAEGVMNLSVKEVDGGILLVSQFTLFAATKKGNRPSYIRASKPEIAIPLYEQMIQQLSQDLGKPVATGIFGADMKVDLLNDGPVTILIDTKNKE, via the coding sequence ATGCGCGCAGTTATACAGCGGGTAACCAGGGCCTCCGTGACCGTGGACGACCAGACTACGGGTAGTATACAGACAGGCTTGCTGGTACTGTTAGGGATAGAAGATGCAGACAATGCGGAAGACATTACATGGTTGAGTAATAAACTCGTCAATCTACGGGTGTTTGGTGATGCGGAGGGCGTGATGAACCTGTCGGTAAAAGAGGTGGATGGTGGCATACTATTAGTTAGTCAATTTACATTGTTCGCAGCGACAAAAAAAGGGAATCGTCCATCATATATCCGCGCCAGTAAGCCGGAAATAGCCATACCATTGTATGAGCAGATGATACAGCAGTTAAGTCAGGATCTCGGGAAGCCAGTGGCTACTGGTATTTTCGGTGCTGATATGAAAGTAGATCTGCTGAACGATGGACCCGTGACAATATTGATCGACACAAAAAATAAAGAATAA
- a CDS encoding lipopolysaccharide biosynthesis protein, whose translation MSSIKSLAGQTIYYGFSNIASKLLNYFLTPLYLELMTQAAYGEMSTVYAYVPFMNIILTYGMETAFFRFAKQENKTQVLSTSMLSLIFTTIGFTILLLLMRGTVINSYLGSLGGLKGHPWFYTWVVLIMAFDALTAIPFAQLRLENRPIRYAMIRLSGIITTILFNIFFLVVLPKFAPNVVNTGNQVGFIYLSNMLGSGVTLLLFLPQLLKIKPNFDFTLWRKILNYSLPLVIFGMAGMVNETFDRAWFLPEFLPGNNMEVKKQLIGIYAANYKLAILITMFIQAFKLGAEPFFFKQAEGKDPQRTYARIMKLFVILLCFMFLFVSLYLNIWKIFLRKPVYYPGMKIVPVLLLANMFLGIYYNLTIWFKLTDKTKSGAIITLITAAATFFFNWWWIPIFGYFGAALATMVCYFIQMLICYSWGQKHYPIPYHLPKIITYIGSAVLVYYVFDLLNRTILSPGDVYAAKPVNLLVATGLFLGYVWFLLKMEKREFGRLPVVGRFIAKL comes from the coding sequence TTGAGTAGTATTAAATCACTGGCAGGACAGACCATCTATTACGGCTTTAGTAACATCGCTAGCAAGTTGCTGAATTACTTTCTGACTCCCCTTTACCTGGAATTAATGACCCAGGCGGCATATGGGGAAATGTCTACTGTATATGCCTATGTCCCTTTCATGAATATTATTCTCACGTATGGGATGGAAACGGCTTTCTTCCGCTTTGCCAAGCAGGAGAACAAGACGCAGGTGCTGAGTACATCTATGTTGTCCCTTATTTTTACCACTATTGGTTTTACCATACTGCTGCTCCTGATGCGGGGAACGGTCATCAATTCATACCTGGGTTCACTGGGGGGATTGAAAGGGCATCCCTGGTTTTATACATGGGTGGTATTAATTATGGCATTTGATGCGCTCACGGCGATTCCTTTTGCCCAGTTGCGACTGGAAAACCGGCCTATCAGGTATGCTATGATCCGCCTGTCGGGTATCATTACCACGATCCTGTTCAATATATTCTTTTTGGTCGTACTGCCTAAGTTTGCTCCTAATGTGGTGAATACCGGCAACCAGGTAGGGTTCATTTACTTGAGCAATATGCTGGGGAGTGGAGTGACCTTATTATTATTTTTACCGCAGTTACTGAAGATAAAGCCCAACTTCGATTTCACCCTTTGGAGGAAGATCCTCAATTATTCATTGCCACTGGTCATCTTCGGAATGGCGGGTATGGTAAATGAAACGTTTGACAGGGCGTGGTTCCTGCCGGAATTCCTGCCTGGGAATAATATGGAGGTAAAGAAACAGCTGATTGGTATCTATGCCGCCAACTACAAACTGGCTATCCTGATCACGATGTTCATACAAGCTTTCAAGTTAGGGGCAGAACCATTCTTTTTTAAGCAGGCAGAGGGGAAAGATCCACAGCGAACGTATGCGAGGATTATGAAATTGTTCGTCATCCTGTTGTGTTTTATGTTCTTATTCGTGAGTCTTTATCTGAATATATGGAAGATCTTCCTACGGAAACCAGTGTACTACCCAGGTATGAAGATTGTACCGGTGTTGTTGCTGGCAAATATGTTCCTGGGTATTTATTATAACCTGACCATTTGGTTTAAGCTGACGGACAAGACGAAGAGCGGGGCGATTATTACCCTGATCACTGCGGCGGCTACGTTCTTCTTCAACTGGTGGTGGATTCCTATATTCGGTTATTTTGGTGCGGCGCTGGCTACCATGGTATGCTATTTTATACAGATGTTGATTTGCTATTCATGGGGGCAGAAGCATTATCCCATTCCTTATCATTTGCCAAAGATTATCACTTATATAGGGAGTGCGGTGTTAGTGTATTATGTGTTTGATTTGCTGAACAGGACGATTTTGTCTCCGGGTGATGTGTATGCTGCAAAGCCGGTGAATTTGCTGGTGGCGACAGGTTTGTTTTTGGGATATGTGTGGTTCCTGTTGAAAATGGAGAAGAGGGAGTTTGGGAGGTTGCCGGTGGTGGGTAGGTTTATTGCGAAATTATAG
- a CDS encoding MBL fold metallo-hydrolase yields the protein MLEIKHFTFNPFQENTYLLLNEKKECIIIDPGCYFESERKELLTYIEKEGLNVTRLLNTHCHLDHIFGNKLVADTYGVGLEIHPLDAVVLERSPELGQMYGVPFEASPAPARYFEDGEKIQFGDNELEVLLTPGHSPGSVCFYCAKQGFVIGGDVLFYQSVGRTDLPGGDHQTLINSIETKLFVLPDEVRVWPGHGKETTIGYEKKHNPFL from the coding sequence ATGCTTGAAATCAAACATTTCACCTTTAATCCGTTTCAGGAAAATACCTATTTGCTCTTAAACGAAAAAAAGGAATGTATAATTATAGACCCGGGCTGTTATTTTGAGTCGGAAAGAAAAGAATTACTAACATATATCGAAAAAGAGGGATTAAATGTTACCCGCTTGTTGAATACGCACTGTCACCTGGATCATATTTTTGGCAATAAACTGGTGGCTGATACGTATGGGGTAGGGCTTGAGATTCATCCGCTGGATGCAGTGGTGTTGGAGCGCTCACCGGAATTAGGTCAGATGTATGGGGTGCCTTTTGAGGCTTCGCCGGCACCGGCCAGGTATTTTGAAGATGGGGAAAAGATACAGTTTGGGGATAATGAACTGGAAGTGTTGTTGACGCCAGGGCATTCTCCCGGAAGTGTGTGTTTTTATTGCGCAAAGCAGGGGTTTGTGATTGGTGGGGATGTGCTGTTTTACCAGAGTGTAGGTCGTACTGACCTGCCTGGTGGTGATCATCAAACATTAATTAACAGTATAGAGACGAAATTGTTCGTATTGCCGGATGAAGTGAGGGTTTGGCCCGGTCATGGAAAAGAGACGACGATAGGGTATGAGAAGAAGCATAATCCGTTCCTATAA
- a CDS encoding diacylglycerol kinase family protein: protein MSYLKKRLRSFGFAIAGIIAFVRSEPHALLHFIATIIVVGAGFYFRITNMQWIAILIMIGIVWITEMINTVLEKVMDHVAPDYHPRVKWIKDVAAGAVLIAAIIAIIVGALIFIPYF from the coding sequence ATGAGTTATCTCAAAAAACGACTGCGCAGTTTTGGATTTGCGATTGCTGGTATCATCGCGTTTGTTCGCTCTGAACCACACGCGCTGCTGCACTTCATTGCAACGATCATCGTTGTTGGTGCAGGCTTTTATTTCCGCATCACAAACATGCAGTGGATTGCCATCCTCATCATGATAGGAATCGTTTGGATCACCGAAATGATAAATACTGTGCTGGAAAAGGTAATGGATCACGTTGCACCCGATTATCATCCCCGTGTGAAATGGATCAAAGATGTTGCAGCAGGGGCCGTATTAATTGCAGCCATCATCGCAATCATAGTTGGTGCACTTATCTTCATCCCCTACTTCTAA
- the creD gene encoding cell envelope integrity protein CreD produces the protein MEHQHLANAGQESHSPAPGEDFLPEKNSFMKRYAYAIKAVIIGFLVLVLLIPTAMIMNLIREREQRSDEATAEISSKWGEAQTLTGPIIIIPYVDTPGHRAYALFLPDKLNINGELLPEMRHRGIYETVVYSSHLQVSGNFAPLTTDIPADKLLINEAVIAVGVSDMRGISNQPNMQLNGKDYLFSPGVTIQSVFNNGMQARIPLTKTDSGWTAGDFSINLDLRGSGQVHFSPVGKTTQVNITSNWANPQFDGQFLPVKSVVKSTGFTAAWQVSHLNRNFPQSLTTKDEVNLRSYDFGIKLFLPVDGYQQSTRAVKYAILIIGLSFLVFYFIELLQRLYVHPLQYILIGFALVLFYTLLIALAEQLNFGIAYLIASGMTIALVTAYTASIFNNFRVGSGIGGVLVILYGAIYVILRAEDLSLLMGSLGLFIILAIVMFFSRKIKWQELKGNE, from the coding sequence ATGGAACATCAACATCTTGCAAATGCAGGACAGGAGAGTCATTCTCCTGCCCCAGGGGAAGATTTTTTACCTGAAAAAAACTCCTTTATGAAAAGATACGCTTACGCTATCAAAGCCGTCATCATCGGCTTCCTGGTACTTGTGCTCCTCATTCCCACTGCTATGATCATGAATCTGATCCGGGAAAGAGAACAACGGAGTGACGAAGCAACCGCCGAAATCAGTAGTAAATGGGGCGAAGCCCAAACCCTCACCGGCCCTATTATCATCATTCCATATGTAGATACCCCCGGTCATCGCGCTTATGCCCTCTTCCTGCCCGATAAACTGAACATCAATGGCGAACTGCTACCCGAAATGCGCCACCGTGGCATTTATGAAACCGTTGTATACAGTTCTCATCTTCAGGTGAGTGGCAACTTTGCGCCCCTTACCACAGACATTCCTGCAGATAAATTACTGATCAATGAAGCTGTCATTGCCGTAGGCGTCAGTGATATGAGAGGTATCAGTAACCAACCCAATATGCAGCTCAATGGCAAAGACTATCTCTTCTCTCCGGGGGTAACCATCCAGAGCGTATTCAATAATGGGATGCAGGCAAGAATACCATTGACAAAAACTGACAGTGGCTGGACAGCAGGAGATTTTTCTATAAATCTCGATCTTCGTGGCTCCGGCCAGGTGCACTTCTCTCCTGTTGGTAAAACGACCCAGGTCAATATCACATCCAACTGGGCCAATCCCCAGTTCGACGGTCAGTTCCTACCTGTGAAATCCGTTGTCAAATCTACCGGCTTTACCGCCGCCTGGCAGGTATCTCACCTGAACCGCAACTTCCCCCAATCCCTGACCACAAAAGATGAGGTCAACCTCCGTAGCTATGATTTTGGTATCAAGCTGTTCCTGCCTGTCGATGGCTATCAACAATCCACCCGTGCGGTGAAATACGCTATCCTCATTATCGGCCTTTCATTCCTTGTTTTCTACTTTATTGAATTACTCCAGCGGCTGTATGTACATCCATTACAATATATCCTCATTGGGTTTGCACTGGTGCTTTTCTATACCTTGTTAATCGCCCTGGCAGAACAATTGAATTTCGGTATTGCCTACCTGATTGCAAGTGGTATGACCATTGCTCTTGTCACCGCATACACCGCAAGTATCTTTAACAATTTCCGTGTAGGTAGTGGCATTGGTGGGGTATTAGTCATATTGTATGGAGCTATTTATGTCATTCTCCGTGCCGAAGACTTGTCTTTACTGATGGGTAGCCTTGGATTATTCATTATACTTGCTATCGTAATGTTCTTTAGCCGTAAGATCAAATGGCAAGAACTGAAGGGTAATGAATAA
- a CDS encoding winged helix-turn-helix domain-containing protein: MAINNPIGNLNKIFDSRIRLGVMSILIVNEEVSFNDLKQMLELTDGNLASHLNTLEENGYLKVHKGFIGRKTNTTYQITKAGEKAFKGHLAALENMIRSIE, encoded by the coding sequence GTGGCCATAAACAATCCCATAGGTAATCTGAATAAAATCTTCGACAGCAGGATCCGTCTTGGTGTCATGAGTATTCTTATAGTCAATGAGGAAGTCAGCTTCAACGATTTGAAACAAATGTTGGAACTCACCGACGGTAACCTGGCCTCACACCTGAATACACTGGAAGAAAACGGTTATCTCAAGGTTCACAAAGGCTTCATCGGCCGTAAAACAAATACAACTTATCAAATCACCAAAGCAGGCGAAAAAGCTTTCAAAGGCCACCTCGCTGCGCTTGAAAATATGATTCGCTCTATCGAGTAA
- a CDS encoding aspartate aminotransferase family protein, which translates to MNNRQLFLRHVAQLSDAPLGIEMVKASGMYMWDVDGKKLLDLIAGISVCNVGHCHPAVVAAIQEQAATYMHLLVYGELVQSPQVAFATLLTQHLPSSLDSVYFTNSGAEAVEGAMKLAKRFTGRTEIIAFENSYHGSTQGAMSIMGDEEWRNAYRPLLPDIQHLKYNTWEAIDCITEKTACVIAETVQAEAGVIVPQQEWMKALREKCTQTGTLLVLDEIQCGLGRNGSLWGFEQFGIVPDILLLGKALGGGMPMGAFIANREIMWTLTNNPVLGHMTTFGGHPVICAAGMAGFKVLLEEKLTNTVRTKEALFHKYLQHPAIRAIRSQGLMMAVELESFTVNKKVIDACIEKGVMTDWFLFAPQCLRIAPPLIITEDEIKFACDTIIAVLNAVA; encoded by the coding sequence ATGAATAACAGGCAACTTTTTTTAAGACACGTAGCGCAATTGTCAGACGCTCCGTTGGGCATTGAGATGGTGAAGGCATCAGGCATGTACATGTGGGATGTGGATGGTAAGAAATTATTGGACCTGATAGCGGGGATTAGTGTGTGTAATGTAGGACATTGTCATCCGGCTGTGGTGGCAGCTATACAGGAGCAGGCCGCAACTTATATGCACCTGCTGGTGTATGGGGAGCTGGTGCAGTCGCCACAGGTAGCATTTGCTACTTTGCTTACTCAGCATTTACCATCTTCTTTAGATAGTGTATACTTTACCAATTCCGGTGCAGAAGCGGTGGAAGGTGCGATGAAGCTGGCAAAGCGATTCACAGGCAGAACGGAAATTATTGCATTTGAGAATAGTTACCATGGTTCCACGCAGGGAGCTATGAGTATAATGGGAGATGAAGAATGGCGGAATGCGTATCGTCCTTTATTACCTGATATCCAGCACCTGAAATATAATACCTGGGAGGCGATAGATTGCATTACAGAAAAGACGGCCTGTGTGATTGCAGAAACAGTACAGGCCGAAGCTGGGGTGATCGTACCACAGCAGGAATGGATGAAGGCCCTGCGGGAGAAATGTACACAAACAGGTACCCTGCTCGTATTGGATGAAATCCAGTGTGGCCTGGGTAGAAATGGATCGCTCTGGGGCTTTGAACAATTCGGTATTGTGCCTGATATTCTATTATTAGGCAAAGCGCTGGGTGGTGGTATGCCAATGGGAGCTTTTATTGCCAACAGAGAAATTATGTGGACCCTGACCAATAACCCTGTCTTAGGACACATGACCACCTTCGGTGGCCACCCGGTTATCTGTGCTGCTGGTATGGCGGGTTTCAAAGTATTGCTGGAAGAAAAACTCACAAACACCGTCAGGACAAAAGAAGCCTTGTTTCATAAATATCTGCAACACCCTGCTATCAGAGCCATCCGCTCTCAGGGCCTGATGATGGCCGTAGAACTGGAAAGCTTTACTGTGAATAAAAAGGTGATCGATGCCTGCATTGAGAAAGGTGTCATGACAGACTGGTTCTTATTTGCGCCGCAATGCTTGCGCATTGCCCCTCCCCTGATCATAACAGAAGACGAAATCAAATTCGCCTGCGATACTATAATTGCGGTATTGAATGCTGTTGCTTAA
- a CDS encoding gamma carbonic anhydrase family protein: MPYILPVKGVMPEMGKDCFIAPNATIVGDVIMGDGCSVWFNAVIRGDVNSIRLGNKVNVQDGACIHATYEKTKTIIGNSVSIGHNAIVHGCTVEDNVLIGMGAIVMDNAHIGSNTIIAAGAVVLENTQVEAGAIYAGVPARKVKNISESLISGEISRIANNYGMYSSWFKDLPEEGK, translated from the coding sequence ATGCCATACATTCTGCCGGTAAAAGGAGTAATGCCTGAAATGGGAAAGGACTGTTTTATAGCCCCAAATGCGACAATCGTAGGTGATGTGATTATGGGGGATGGTTGTAGCGTTTGGTTCAATGCTGTGATCAGAGGAGATGTAAACAGTATCCGTTTAGGTAATAAAGTAAATGTACAGGATGGTGCCTGTATTCATGCTACTTACGAAAAGACAAAGACGATAATTGGGAATAGCGTATCCATTGGTCATAATGCGATTGTGCATGGCTGTACTGTGGAAGATAATGTGCTGATCGGGATGGGTGCTATTGTGATGGATAATGCACATATCGGAAGCAATACCATTATAGCTGCGGGTGCTGTGGTGCTGGAAAATACACAGGTAGAAGCAGGTGCTATTTATGCGGGTGTGCCTGCCAGGAAGGTTAAGAATATCAGTGAGTCATTGATCAGCGGAGAGATCAGCAGGATCGCGAATAATTATGGCATGTATTCCAGCTGGTTCAAGGATTTGCCGGAAGAAGGGAAATAG